In a genomic window of Thiosocius teredinicola:
- a CDS encoding cytochrome c-type biogenesis protein, with protein sequence MKRLLAGLLGLTLAFAAHARVEVHNFDSPEQEARYNKLIAELRCLVCQNQNLADSNAELAVDLRRKTYEMVKQDHSEKEIADFMVDRYGEFVLYRPPLNRNTLLLWAGPFLILLIGLVLLIRTIQKRRAQQAVAVNADALKTAATLLDDDNDKRAP encoded by the coding sequence GTGAAGCGTTTGCTGGCCGGCCTGCTTGGTCTGACACTGGCGTTCGCCGCGCATGCGCGGGTCGAGGTGCATAACTTCGACAGCCCCGAGCAAGAGGCACGCTACAACAAGTTGATCGCGGAGCTGCGCTGCCTGGTCTGTCAGAACCAAAACCTCGCCGACTCCAACGCCGAGTTGGCGGTCGACCTGCGCCGCAAGACTTACGAGATGGTCAAACAAGACCACAGCGAGAAAGAGATTGCGGATTTCATGGTCGATCGTTACGGCGAGTTCGTGCTGTACCGACCGCCACTGAACCGCAATACCCTGCTGCTGTGGGCCGGCCCCTTTCTGATCCTGCTGATCGGCCTGGTGCTGTTGATTCGCACCATCCAGAAGCGCCGTGCCCAGCAGGCCGTCGCGGTAAACGCCGACGCACTCAAGACCGCCGCGACATTGCTTGACGACGATAACGACAAGAGAGCCCCATGA
- the ccmI gene encoding c-type cytochrome biogenesis protein CcmI: protein MTLFWIISAAMILAALAVLARTLLRKHQAGSDSTERFNVEIAREHLAELIKQKDAGELSDEEFAQAKHDLELALAEDLENTQLNPSADQQATGGTTALAIAAVLIPLVAVPLYFKIGSPQLIDQAPVAQTAGGHGGEQNMPPIDELVTKLRERMEAQPDDPQGWFLLGRTYMRLQNYADAVMAFERVVELLPEESAGLLSLADALTMQNGRQVTPRAKELLEKALQLDPQSITALWLLGNAAASEGDNAKALDYWQRAYPLLADEPSMQAELRQIIAEAGGEVPASPAALPPIMAQAPAAAPQAAQTEDVGGAKVKVAVALAPALLEKAAPGDTVFILARAEKGPPMPLAVARHQVAELPLEVTLTDAMAMMPAMKLSSFERVKISARISKSGQAGTQPGDLAAADVAVDSANPPDVVELLIDQVVQ, encoded by the coding sequence ATGACCCTGTTTTGGATTATCTCCGCCGCCATGATCCTGGCGGCCTTGGCTGTCCTTGCGCGTACACTGTTGCGCAAACACCAGGCTGGCAGCGACAGCACGGAGCGCTTCAACGTTGAGATCGCGCGCGAGCACCTGGCCGAACTGATCAAACAGAAAGACGCGGGTGAACTGTCGGACGAAGAGTTCGCCCAAGCCAAGCACGACCTCGAACTGGCGCTGGCCGAAGACCTGGAGAACACGCAGCTCAATCCGTCGGCCGACCAGCAAGCTACAGGAGGCACGACCGCGCTGGCCATCGCAGCGGTGCTGATTCCGCTGGTTGCCGTGCCGCTGTATTTCAAGATCGGTTCACCGCAACTGATCGACCAGGCGCCGGTCGCGCAAACCGCCGGAGGTCATGGCGGCGAGCAGAACATGCCGCCGATCGACGAGTTGGTCACCAAGCTGCGCGAGCGCATGGAGGCCCAGCCGGACGATCCGCAAGGCTGGTTCCTGCTCGGTCGCACCTACATGCGCCTGCAGAACTACGCGGATGCGGTGATGGCGTTCGAACGTGTCGTGGAGCTACTGCCTGAGGAGAGCGCCGGCCTGTTGTCGCTGGCCGATGCCCTGACCATGCAGAACGGCCGGCAGGTAACGCCGCGCGCCAAGGAGCTGCTGGAAAAGGCCCTGCAACTCGACCCGCAGAGCATCACGGCACTCTGGCTGCTGGGCAACGCAGCGGCTTCCGAGGGCGACAACGCGAAGGCGCTCGACTATTGGCAACGCGCCTACCCGCTGCTTGCCGATGAGCCGTCGATGCAGGCCGAACTCCGGCAGATCATCGCCGAGGCGGGCGGCGAAGTCCCCGCCTCGCCGGCCGCGCTACCGCCGATCATGGCGCAGGCGCCGGCCGCCGCTCCACAAGCCGCGCAAACGGAAGACGTGGGTGGCGCCAAGGTGAAGGTTGCGGTCGCATTGGCACCGGCCTTACTCGAGAAGGCCGCACCGGGCGACACCGTGTTCATTCTGGCGCGCGCGGAAAAAGGTCCGCCGATGCCACTGGCGGTGGCACGTCATCAGGTTGCTGAGTTGCCGCTGGAGGTGACGCTGACCGACGCCATGGCGATGATGCCGGCCATGAAGCTGTCGTCATTCGAGCGCGTGAAGATCTCCGCGCGTATCTCGAAAAGCGGGCAGGCAGGGACGCAGCCGGGCGATTTGGCGGCAGCCGACGTGGCCGTCGACAGCGCAAATCCGCCCGACGTCGTTGAACTGCTGATCGATCAGGTCGTTCAGTAA
- the hypF gene encoding carbamoyltransferase HypF produces the protein MRGERIRVRGLVQGVGFRPTVWRVANALGLRGNVINDGEGVLVNAWGPNGSLDAFCDALHSERPPLARIDSIERIAIDDTAPEEDGFSIQASEATAARTGIVADAATCEACRQELFAPDDRRYRYAFTNCTHCGPRLSIVKGIPYDRANTSMSVFTQCPACQAEYDDPADRRFHAQPNACPECGPQVWLEDAKHRLIADSTTFQDAIAAAAARLAAGQIVAVKGIGGFHLACDASQAEAVDELRKRKRRDAKPFALMVASVEQAARFVALDDTEKALLSSTAAPIVLAERRADAPELPHALAPDQTQLGFMLPYSPLHQLLLADWQAFKPGMPLVMTSGNLSDEPQCTDNTDASDRLREIADCWLVHDREIVNRVDDSVVRVDLDRPRFLRRARGYAPAPIAMPQGFEAAPPLLALGGELKNTFCLLQDGNATLSQHLGDLEDARTSDAWERSLALYRSLFQHSPQAIAVDLHPDYRSTRYGQALAERENLELIEVQHHHAHIASVLADNAWPLDGGPVLGIALDGLGMGTDGTLWGGEFLKADYLDFSRAGFQQPVPLPGGTKALLEPWRNTWAHLATQVGWQRVCSLWPNVEIVEWLSDGKPLAVFEQMVERGLNSPLSSGVGRLFDAVAGALGLCRELISHEGQAAIALENAARRAPDEQGAYRFPHTEEKLELTAFWEDLLSDLRAGVDVERISARFHNGLAKGIGMFAIALCDRMDLDTVALSGGVFQNRTLFTRLHDYLSHYELKLMSHSQVPSNDGGISLGQAAIAAARLLRR, from the coding sequence ATGCGTGGCGAGCGGATACGCGTGCGGGGTTTGGTACAAGGTGTCGGGTTTCGACCAACCGTTTGGCGGGTGGCGAACGCGCTTGGCCTGCGCGGCAACGTCATCAACGACGGCGAAGGGGTGTTGGTCAACGCCTGGGGACCGAACGGCTCGCTAGACGCCTTCTGCGACGCGCTGCACAGCGAACGTCCGCCGCTGGCGCGGATCGATTCGATCGAACGCATCGCAATCGACGATACGGCGCCGGAAGAAGACGGCTTTAGCATCCAGGCGAGCGAGGCAACAGCGGCACGTACCGGCATCGTGGCGGACGCGGCGACCTGCGAGGCCTGTCGCCAAGAGCTGTTCGCCCCCGACGATCGCCGCTACCGTTATGCATTCACCAATTGCACGCATTGCGGGCCGCGCCTATCAATCGTCAAGGGCATCCCCTACGACCGCGCCAACACCAGCATGTCGGTATTCACGCAGTGCCCTGCCTGCCAGGCCGAGTACGACGACCCGGCCGATCGCCGCTTTCATGCACAACCAAATGCCTGCCCGGAATGCGGTCCGCAGGTGTGGTTGGAAGATGCCAAACACCGCCTGATCGCCGACAGCACCACCTTTCAGGACGCAATAGCCGCGGCTGCCGCGCGTCTCGCCGCCGGCCAGATCGTCGCAGTCAAGGGTATCGGTGGATTTCATCTGGCGTGCGACGCGAGCCAGGCGGAGGCAGTCGACGAGTTACGCAAACGCAAGCGCCGCGATGCCAAACCGTTCGCGCTGATGGTCGCCTCGGTCGAACAGGCAGCGCGTTTCGTCGCGTTGGACGATACCGAAAAAGCCCTGCTATCGAGCACGGCCGCACCAATAGTGCTCGCCGAACGCCGCGCAGATGCACCTGAACTGCCGCACGCGTTGGCCCCCGACCAGACACAACTCGGTTTCATGCTGCCCTACAGTCCGCTGCACCAGCTGCTATTGGCCGACTGGCAGGCGTTCAAACCGGGCATGCCGTTGGTTATGACCAGCGGCAACCTGTCAGACGAACCCCAGTGCACCGACAACACCGATGCATCCGATCGCCTGCGCGAGATCGCCGATTGCTGGCTGGTGCACGATCGCGAGATCGTCAATCGGGTCGATGATTCGGTAGTGCGTGTCGACCTCGACAGGCCGCGCTTTCTGCGCCGCGCGCGCGGTTACGCCCCAGCGCCGATCGCCATGCCACAGGGATTCGAAGCGGCGCCGCCCCTGCTGGCGCTCGGCGGTGAGCTCAAGAACACCTTCTGTCTGCTGCAGGACGGTAATGCCACGCTGTCTCAGCACCTTGGCGATCTTGAGGATGCTCGCACCAGCGACGCCTGGGAACGCAGCCTGGCGCTGTATCGGTCGCTGTTCCAGCATTCCCCGCAGGCGATTGCCGTAGACCTGCATCCGGACTACCGCTCGACGCGTTACGGGCAGGCGCTTGCCGAACGTGAGAATCTCGAACTGATCGAGGTACAACATCATCATGCGCACATCGCGTCGGTGCTGGCAGACAACGCCTGGCCGCTCGATGGCGGTCCGGTGCTGGGCATCGCCCTCGACGGGCTCGGCATGGGAACCGACGGCACCTTGTGGGGTGGCGAGTTCCTGAAGGCCGATTACCTGGATTTCAGCCGGGCCGGATTCCAACAACCGGTGCCACTGCCCGGCGGCACCAAGGCACTGCTCGAGCCGTGGCGCAATACCTGGGCGCATCTCGCGACCCAGGTGGGCTGGCAGCGCGTCTGTAGCCTGTGGCCCAACGTAGAGATCGTCGAGTGGCTCAGCGACGGCAAGCCGCTGGCGGTGTTCGAGCAAATGGTAGAGCGCGGCCTGAATTCACCCTTGAGCAGCGGCGTGGGCCGCCTGTTCGATGCGGTCGCGGGCGCGCTCGGGCTGTGTCGCGAGTTGATCAGCCACGAAGGCCAGGCAGCAATCGCACTGGAGAACGCCGCACGTCGCGCGCCCGATGAACAAGGCGCCTATCGATTCCCGCACACCGAAGAAAAACTCGAACTCACGGCATTCTGGGAAGACCTGTTGTCGGATCTGCGCGCCGGGGTCGACGTCGAACGCATCAGTGCGCGATTCCACAACGGACTGGCCAAGGGTATCGGCATGTTCGCCATCGCGCTGTGCGACCGGATGGACCTGGACACCGTGGCGCTCTCCGGCGGGGTTTTTCAGAATCGCACGCTGTTCACCCGGCTGCACGACTACCTGTCGCACTACGAACTGAAGCTGATGTCGCATTCGCAGGTGCCGAGCAATGATGGCGGCATCTCACTTGGGCAGGCCGCCATCGCAGCCGCCCGACTGCTGCGGCGATGA
- a CDS encoding TusE/DsrC/DsvC family sulfur relay protein, with the protein MSVAVTTQGLGAGVASLPLDEYGFLIERKSWNRAIAQQLADRNGLGQLGTTQWMIIDYIRDKYFRLGALPPMRNMCRKLGVNRDAVKKAFGNCRQLWQIAGLPNPGEEALTYME; encoded by the coding sequence ATGTCAGTAGCAGTAACGACCCAGGGGCTCGGGGCCGGGGTCGCGTCACTTCCGCTCGACGAATACGGTTTTTTGATCGAGCGTAAGTCGTGGAACCGCGCCATCGCGCAGCAATTGGCCGACCGTAACGGTCTGGGCCAGTTGGGCACCACACAGTGGATGATCATTGATTACATTCGCGACAAGTATTTCCGCCTCGGCGCCTTGCCGCCGATGCGCAACATGTGCCGCAAGTTGGGTGTCAACCGTGACGCGGTGAAGAAGGCCTTCGGTAACTGCCGCCAGTTGTGGCAGATCGCCGGTCTGCCGAACCCGGGCGAAGAAGCGCTGACCTACATGGAGTAA
- a CDS encoding DsbE family thiol:disulfide interchange protein: MNRAVIPLVIFLGLGGLFWYVLEQMNEGEYNPREVPTQFIGRTAPTFELPDLYAPEGKVRSADMAGKVWLLNVWGTWCPECWKEHNYLLHLAKNEQVPIIGINWRDDAEEAKAMLARLGNPFLKVGFDPHSDAVIDWGVYGAPETFLIDANGVVRAKHAGAMRPDIWESEFKPLFNPSEAGS, from the coding sequence ATGAATCGAGCTGTTATCCCGCTGGTCATCTTTCTCGGTCTCGGTGGCCTGTTCTGGTACGTGTTGGAGCAGATGAACGAGGGTGAATACAACCCGCGCGAGGTGCCCACCCAGTTCATCGGCCGCACGGCGCCCACGTTCGAGCTGCCCGACCTGTATGCCCCGGAAGGGAAGGTCCGCTCGGCCGACATGGCCGGCAAGGTGTGGCTGCTCAACGTCTGGGGTACCTGGTGCCCGGAATGCTGGAAAGAACACAACTACCTGCTGCACCTGGCGAAGAACGAGCAGGTGCCGATCATCGGCATCAACTGGCGCGACGATGCCGAAGAGGCCAAGGCCATGCTGGCGCGCCTGGGCAATCCCTTCTTGAAGGTCGGTTTCGACCCGCACAGTGACGCGGTCATCGATTGGGGCGTCTACGGCGCACCCGAGACCTTCCTGATTGACGCCAATGGTGTGGTCCGGGCGAAGCATGCCGGTGCCATGCGGCCGGATATCTGGGAAAGCGAATTCAAACCCCTGTTCAACCCGTCGGAGGCCGGATCGTGA